In Takifugu flavidus isolate HTHZ2018 chromosome 1, ASM371156v2, whole genome shotgun sequence, the DNA window TGTTAATGTAGCGACTAATAATCAGATCTGATTGTCGAACATGAATATTAGTTTCCTTCACATATCGACTCCCAAAGAAAACGCAGCCCATTTTACTGAGGATCCTCATTGCAAGGCTACAGCACTGGAAAACCCCTGGCTCCACTGCACCCAACGGTCCAACAGAACGGACAGCCATCCTTCCCGGATGCACGGAAacgaagaatatttaatcaccAGACACTGAAATGTTGCTTTGACAACATTCCTGAGCAGGATCCACTAACCAGTCAGTTTGATCACATACTGGCACATTACTGGTGAGGGATGAAGGTTTGACTGACATCATCTTCTGAGAATTATTTAGTAAAAGTGCTCCTTTATtccaaaacacctttttttaatgGCCCTCCTTAAACAATctacatcaataaataaataaataaatattagcGAGGGTCTGTATTTCTTCCACCCTTCAAGTATTTTCCAGTTAAATCCGACTGCATGCTACTGGACGCCACCCATAAGTGCAAACAGCTAACATTGTGGATTTGTAATCTTATTAACGTCCCAGAAAATCACAGTTAGTCTTTTTCCAATGCCATTtagggatttttaaaaaatcatgaACCTaatgaaaagaaatgttttttatgtaacatttttaaatatataaaacctttttttccttttttcttactgagatttgcaaaaaaaataaaggaaagggGCATGCGTATTATCAAAACATGTAGAATATTCGTACAGATGCGTTTCAGAAACAAGAAATAAAGCAACAGTAAACCTTTTTGCACATTTGATACCATAGACATAGAAAAGTTCCATCTACAGTTCAGCGTCTGCTTCAAACTAGAACATTTGGAATTACAGGTACATTAAATACAATACATAACAAATATTTAAAGCGCCCCTCCCTCACCCGCTGTGGTGGACAGACCCACCAGGAATACTTTTATCAATCTCAGGATATTTTTATGATAGATCTGGCTTTTAATTACTTTCATTTAAGGTcaaatgatgcaaaaaaaaggcCATGATGCTCTTCATCTCAGTTCAGGTTCTGGTCGAGAAGGAAAGAACACCTAAAAAGACCTGTTAGATGGCCGCGACCTCAGGACAGTGGTCGGGTAAAGGCAGGTTAGCGTTTGCTAGTAAGCTCAGGTCAGAATGTCTGGCAGCGTCGGGCTCCTGCGGGGGCTGCTCCGCTGCCACGCGTGAGCCGCGGCTGCTGTACGGACTGGCCGTGTTATTGTTCAGGTAGTTTTCAAACTGCGTCTGGGTTTGGTTGTCCGGCTGCTCCGCCAGCACCTTCGCCTGGTCCGATCCGTAGCAGGTCAGCGTGTTGGCGGGAGCGCTGCCGCTCAGAGTGAAGTGATGACCGGCTGGGTAATGCTCCTCGGCCTGGTTAGAGTAGTTTGTGTACTGCTCGGCGGACAGGCCGAAGGTTCCCTGGGTCGCGCTGCCGTTGGTGGCGCTGATGGGATCTTGGAACGCTAAGACCTCGCCGAAGCCTTTAACGGGCTGAGGGCCGCTGGAGACGGTCGCGGCGTTCCCGAGCTGATAGTACTCAGTCGGGGAGGAGTTCATCAGGAAGGCGTGTCCGCTCACGTGGTTGTCGTGGACCACCGAGCCATCGCTGTAGCACAGCACAGAAGACAAAGAAACCACCTCAGTGTGAGACACCGGCGAGGCCGCCATGTCACCCTGGAGGCTCCCAGatttctcttcatcctcatcgtcCTCTTCATCGTCCTCTGAGTTGCTGTTAGCCAAGCTCTGGGTGCTGGAGTCAGAGAGCCCGCTGCAAACGCTGCTActgtcctcatcctcctcatcatcttcattctcctcttcctcttcttcctcctcttcttcatcatcctcctcctcctcctcctcctcctcctcctccagcagctcctccatcgCATCTGCAGCGTGCTGCATGTGCATGCTGGCCGTCTGCTGCACAGCGTCTGACTGGGAGTAATCCAACCTGTGCTGGGACTGAACCAGCGTGCTTCCACCTTCCAGGTCACTGGTCTCACTGTGGTAACTGTTGGCGGGAgacgcctgctgctgctcacggctcttctccagctccagcttcatGATGGTGTGCAAGAAATGGGTCCTCACACGGATGGGATTAAACTCCACTCTTCCAGTGGAATTGCTGCAGCCCTCTTTACTGCAGCCGCACGGAAACGACATTCGGTCGACCTACGGATAATCACACGTTACTCATCTTCATATCAAAAGTCTGAGGTGTTTCCTTCTCTTGAAGTGCACATTATGACCGTTTACCTGGCACTTGATCCCCGCGATGCTGCAGGCACACGTCTCCGGGTCACAGAATATCCGGCAGTCACAGCCGCAGTCTTCCCTGGACACGCGGATGGCTCGCAGTTCGTGCTTCTCTTCCACGTCAATCTTCTTCACCCCGGAGGATCGGAGCAGCGCTCGGCGCTTTTTGGTGGTCAGAGGCTGCAGGAAGAAGTACTCGTCCACCTCCGTGTTGTCCAGATCGATGTCGTCGTCGGAGATGTCCTCTGCCGTCAGTGTGTCGGCCTCCTCAGACTCCACTGTGCCGTTCTTCGTTAGCTGGGAACAGAAAATTCCAGCCTTTTGTAAAACATGTATCAGTAAGAAAAAGAACAGACAAAGGAAACACCACGGGCACATTAACAAGGTCAAAACACACGTATTATTTCTCCAAGGAGCGGCGGATAAATCCAGATTTAATTTAAATCCATTAAATTCTTGATCCACTTAACATAATACCTATAAAATACTTGaaactgaaagatgaaaatCCAAAGCATTTACCTTGAGCTTGACAGAGTTGAGCTTCTCCTCCTTTAGGTGATCTCTGAGCATGTCTCTGTGGAttctctcctgctccagagcaAACTCACCCAGAGAGTACTGCCTGATCCAGCTGTGCCTGTTGGACATGCCCAGTGTGCTGCCACCCtgactgggaacactggtgaAGCCCTGCCGACGGCTGAAGTAGTACACCGTCACCTTCTCAAAGTGCACCCTCCGGGTCCTTAGGCGCTTCTCTCGCTTCAGTATCGAGTTAGCTGCCAAAAGATGTTGGGAAGGTTGTTAATGATTTTAGTGTGATGAGGAGTGAGAACGTTCAACTCTGTAATGTAAAACTTAATTAATTGTTTAGATCCTTATTAAGGATAAAAACAATCTGGTTCTAAATGAAAGTCTTATATGAGTATTAAATGATTTAATAGGCTTGTGTGTAGCATTTGGCGACACCTAGCGGTGAAACACAAATCGTAATAATCTataatcatattttattttaactgatcatttaaaaacatatttaaaagatACGTTTTGCATTCTGATATCAGATTCAGAGAAAATCATTTATAAATCTAACAATAAAAAGGAATTGCGATTAAAACagttaaaaccaaaaacatgtttctAACACTTGACAAAAATGATTTAGGAAAatcattttctccacttttaaCCCCCTGTGAAATATAGTGTTTTATTATAAgcaaaatttaaaatgaagaatGTATTCTTCTACCAAAAGATGCTATAAATGTGCAGATTCTTATGTTTTATAAAGTGTTTTGTGACTAAATGCAGAGcaataaaacatataaaagTGCTGGGACACAGACttgcagattttattttatttttggcctTACGTGTCTGAAACCTGAGCTGAGGTTCTTTCCttcacctcagcagcttttccacTGAAGAACAGCTTCAGAGAAGCATCTTAAAAACGACATGCGAGCCCTCGGTGGGTCTTTGTAAAGCAGAGACAGCGGAGCGGAGGGCAGGGCGACGGCGGAGCATAAATAATCCCCTGCCCGACGAGCAACGCCACTTTAGAGCCGCAGACCTCCCCGCTGTTCGCCCAGTAGCAGCGCGGCAAAATAGAAACATATGGTTGTAACAGCTCTGCACCCAGCGTGAGAAGGACAATGGATGTGACTGCAGATGTAgagctgtcagagctgagcaCAACCCGCCTTCATTAATGCAAACAGCAGCCGGCTTGTTTTAGGCGTCAAACAGCAGATGTTATAATCCACATAATCACTCTCCATTAAAGCCCATCCATTTAAAAAACACGCAGGTTTCAAGTGTGCAAGCTGTTATCAGAGCGGCTCTGTCTCGGGATGTAAAAACCGCTCCGGACTTTTGCTTTTTCATGTCTCCGTTTGCTCACATGTCACTTGACAGGAGCAACTTCCTTCTAACGCACGGCTCCCTTGTTGCCGTTGGctaccagcagctgcagctgacacCGGGGCCGAGCTCGGCCTCTGGGGACGGAGCACCCTATTTATGTCTGGCTGCAGCGAGGGGCTCCTGTCACCCACGCACACGTCACTCACGATAGTGGaaatgacaaataaagaaatctgcGATTTTTGAACAAGCCCAAGTGGCCAAACTGCTCCCACACAACACGAGTCAAAACCATTCATGAGCCTTTTGACAGTGATTTACTCACCACTGTCAATGTTTAAAAGCTGGTCAACGTGCACATTTATTGCCGTTTCCTGCAATAAAAATGCCCGTTTTTACACTGAAAGCTGACATTTAATAACCGATTAAATTATGAACGACACCACAAAGAAGGTGAAATTACAGAGGTTACACTTATTTTAGTATGGTTTTATAcccctattttttttaatgtctttttatttattttttggtctTTTATATTTTACTAAAACCACTTTGTATCTAATATTTGTATACCTGTTTTACAGAGTGACAGCAAACAGCTTGAATCAAGAAGGATGAATTATTGACTGCACATAGAGAATGGTGTATGCATGCGTGCACGtgtattcatgcacacacacccacacacacacacacggctgcatCAGCTCATTCATCTGGCTCGGGCTGTATGCTGATGCTATAATGAGGCAGCTGCTGGTGCATACCTCCTCTTTATTACACTCTCCTtgtttcttctctgctctgcacAGCAGAGGGAAATAGAATCCCTTTCAACACACCCCAAACGCTGATTTCCAAACCTTCCCCGCAATGATCATgagcaaaaccagcagctgattCATTATTCTcccttttcattaaaataattctgctttgctgatttatatttgtttctctACAGTGAAAACGTTGACATGAACCTTCCTGTCTAAAGCCCTGAACACGGCGTCAGAATGGAGGAAAACAGGGTAGATGCTCACGGGTGAACGGGCCCGAGGCTGAGGGGTTGACGCTATCGCTGCTATCCCCGCTCTCACTGCAGGAGACCTCATCATCAGACTCCCGCAAGGAGGAGCACGGGGACGAGGAGGCTTCCACCTCCTCAAATTTCCTCTTCAGTATTCCACTCATGGCCCGCCGCATCTCCACCTGAAAcccagagacagaggaagggtCACACATTATTTAATATCTAGTTTAGGGCCTCCACAATCCTCAGTGCACTCAATTAGCAAAGAGACTCTCTGCTCCCTCCTTTTTCtggtctacacacacacacacacacacacgccactgCTCCCAGCCGCTCCCTGGGCGATTGATCACCTTGGCACAAAGGAGCCGAGATGGAAGGAGAAAGCTGCTAATTACACACTACATCTGCCTTACAGGAAGTTCATTTCACTGTCTTTGATTGAGAGGCTGAGCTCCTAAAAAAAACATAGAAATAAAACTGCTGCAAATGTTTTTGATTAGAAAAAAATCCACCAGTGCAAAAATGACACCACGTGTTGTGGGTTAGGGGCGCATGTGTACGCATAACATGACgcgaggggaggggggatcGGGCAGTAGAAAGGGATGACACCCTGTACATGTGTAATGAGCTACTGCTGGGTCAGGCACACTGGAGAAGAAGCCTCAGGTGAACACACGGAAAGATGTCTGCATCAACACCCTGTACTGTTGCTGGTAATCAGCTACAGTTAATCATCACGTGCCATGAAGCAACACTGGATGGACCCATCGATTATACCCTTGCTCCAGGCCCGGAGCTAAATGTTGCAGGTTAAAAGAGTTCTCGGAGGCTGTTGTAGCAGAAGTGTTACAGAGCACTTCAATGTCAATTGAGAGGGGCCATTAGCCCTCTCTGAATGATGATGCAATTAGACAAGTAAACAAGGATGAGCTCATCAGTCAGCCACAGTGAAACCAATGAGGATTAGGCCGGCTCTGATAACTGCTGCAGAGGAACTGTTACACAGAAAATCCTGAAGAAAAGCCTGTCTGTGCTCGGATTTTAAAGGATGGCTTGTTTGGATCGTAGCCGTCTCGTtatgtcacattttaaaatcgGCACCAGCGAGCTCTGGCGCctcactgcttcctctgctGGAAGGAGGGATCGGTAAAGATGGCGTGTGTCTTGGCCCCGCTCTGTCAGCCAGAGCAGCTTGTGGGGGAGTTCCATTCACAGAGAGCCACGGCATTTTCATCTGGCCTCCGCTATCGACTCATTACAGACGCAAATGCTGCCAGGGAGGACAAGAAGCAGGCGTCGCCAGAAGTGGGGGGGGTCATTGTTTCCAGGAGGCTGCGCTCGTTTAGCGCAGTGACACGGCACCGCCGGCGTTTGGACGGCCTCCACGGGCAGCACGTCTACCTACGGACCGAGCAATGCGAGCCGTCCTCCAgagagcggaggagagggagctCAGTCTGGAGGAAATCCAGAAGGAACCGATGATACTGAGGCGAAAGAGGCAGCAGGTTTTAATCTAGCAGGTGGGAAAGAGAACATGAACCCAACAACATGAAGCCTTTCCTGCTTTTGGTTTAAAACACCGGTTTAAAAGGTTGGAAGGAAACGGTGTCATTTGTTACTGCTCTGTGGTTGAGCGTTTGCAGCACAGGCAGAGTCCATTTCCCAGCCAGGGTCCTAATTAGGTACTATTGTTAGGAGCCTATTTGCAAGCTTAACCTTCGGTGGATGCTGCACTAGTCTTTGATGCCAAAAACCGTTACCATGGAGATCCTAGTGTACTCCTTCAACTAGTGCACTCTCGTTTGACAAGAGCTGCATGAGAAGCGGCGGTGTTGGAGCGAGTATCTCAGCACCACATTTActgcttttcctctcctgcgAAGCAAACGAGGAAAGTTgaaaggatgacatcatcaatgaCGGCGCTGCAGgtaatctgggggggggggggatgaaataAAGAGCCGTTGCACCTCTGCAGCGGCCCCTTTGTCTCCACTGCTGCCTTAACATTAATCACGGGAGGACTAACATGGAGAGAAAATCCCAGAGAAAATAATGCAGCAGACGCCAGCCAGGAGAGCCCCTCCCTGCGCTGCCCCCGCACATCAGCCGTGGAGACCAACTCCTGTCCTCCACAGACAGGGCTGGCGGCGCCGGAGCACACTTGCATTCCCAATAACATTAGATCTCCTCCCTGTCAGCTGTGAGTTTTCTCAACAAACAGGATGAACCGACGTGGCACCGCGAGGCTCGGAACGCTCATCCCAGGCGACGCCGGCCAGCCCGTGGCATCTGGAGCCAGTCGTGACACATCAGCCCCGCCGTGACCCCACTGCACTTTATTTGGTTTCCGTCCGCACGACAAGGACTGACCTGTATCCCACAGCGGGAGCGCGATTCCCTTCAGCTctcctggcagcagcagagcctcacAGTCATCATCAACAGAGGCGGAAcatgaatgatgaatgaaaaGGTCCCTTTTCTGTTTCAGCCCACTGACGTGCAGCGACCTCTGAGCTCCACGAGGATCgggggggaaagaaaggatGCAGGAGTGCGACCGAGACTGGTAATTTTCCACTTTAAGGCCACACTGTGGGTACCGTGGCTTTTACTGTGGCACGCTGACAGCCTTTCTAAGTTTAACTTCCTGACTGTCACCGGGTTCCTCTCCGCTCTTCCGCGTTGCCTCTCTCTTTCAGTTCTCTCACACAAAGGCTCGTTAGCTGCAGCCGGCTGAAAGGCAGGAGCATGACTGAGGCAGCCTGTTGAGATCACATGGGTGGGATGTctgagaggtggggggggtgaggaaaaagagagcgggagagagtcAGCCTTCTGCTGTCTGCAGATATATTTACCAACATGAGCTGGGGGGGATACAGGAGGCTgtgcaggaaaagagagagagaggtggaatGTTTGAGAAATGGAATAGAGGGGGCATCTGGGAGATGGAGGGTGGGGGATGTAGAGGGTGGATGCACAGAGATCCTGGGGGGAATAGTGAAGGGGTATGAGGAAGGGGGGAAAGCtgaaagaaaaggcagagggccaaaggaaaggaaaatgaGAAAGATGTGATGGGCAGGCATTATTTCAAATTATGAATCTGctgctaaatttaaaaaaagacctaaaacaAATGATCACAATGCACCATAAGGAACATTTACTACAGCAGAGAAAGAAATTTAAACATTATCCTTGGGTTAAACTGAATTCTATTTCTTAGgtcttaattatttatttatttttactgtaaGCAGCTTCATCACAAACTTGTAAGGTTTATTTAATTGTAATTACTTTTTACATTGGCTTTTTAAATGATGATTATTCTCCAGCCTTTAATGAAATTAGGTGAACTGATCTGCATTCTTTAATGGTCCAACCAAGGTACATTAAACCCCCGCTGCGTGTTGGCTGTTACATTTGGCATACATTGTGACCTACATTCATATTTTAATACAAGACAGCAAATTTAAACCAAAATCAATCATCTGCATACTCAGACTGATTGAGGTCACGTGCAGGAGACCTGCCCAACTCCCAGTGAAGCACATGAAACAACCGTGTAATAATCTTCAAACACGACCATGTTTTGCCAATAAAAGGCTGATTTTTAAGCTTCCCCTcactcattttttaaaaaagaaccgAGATGCCCCCCAGAGAAGATTTGAATAATCTTAAAAGTGACGTAATTTTGATGAAAGACGAGGAGACGGTGTGGTGAGGCTTCTTCCCGTTAGCTCAGACCTGCCTGCAAATGATAGATGTTGTGTTGCATGTTACCTGCATGTGACTTAATATATGCTGATGATGTAAcactctttctgtgtgtgatgCTCTGAGAGCTCACCTGCTGCACAACAACCTTCCTGCAAACAGTTAAGGACAAACGTAGAAGCGCCTACTGACCAAAGGCTCAAATGATCTGGTCCTGTCACATTTAATCtcacgagcagcagcagcgttggcCATGAATCTGCGTCTGCGTTATGCAAGGTTGAATCTTTGTAACCTGCCTCACTTATCGTCCTTGTTTAACCCCTCAACCATCTGCATGGGTGCATTGGTCTCAGTACCTTACAGAAGTGGGCGATCACTGTATTTATGATGGAAATTCTGGTCCACCACCTACACATTTACCAGCTGCCCCTTTCCCCAAGTCGGGCCGTCTAACTGCAGCGGCGGCCTGTCTGAGAACCGTGAACCTCACCGTTCGTTCTCGCTAATCTCCCACTGAAGTAGACACGGTAACAGGAAGCTGAGAAAAGGCCGGACTGGAATATCTATAAGTAGCTCCACTTCAGGATAAAAACAGGTGACATAAAACAAGGAAGAGGTTACAATAGAGAACAAACATCTGTGTTTACCTACCGACCATTAAATGAATGTGGACATGCAGCACAGACAAATTATAATCCGTACCTCACAAGTGTTGCTTTAAAGCAAACGCGTCGCCGCAGCAAGTCTCTTGTGCCATGAAAGTTACAGTTTTATGCAGCCACATTGGTAATTAAAGTTAAAGATgtataaaactgtttttttagaCGATAAAGTTCTTTCAGGCGCTTCGTTAAGCTCTTTGAACCACTGCCAGACGTGTAAATGTGTGAGATCTGTAGGTAGGGACTGAAACGGTCCTTGTCCCAGACGTCTGCCAAATGCCTCTGCTATATTCAATATGGCTGGTAGCAGCGTTTCCACGGGGATGGAGCACACATTTAGCCAGCCCAGATGGCTGATCCTTtcattaaatgctttttttttttaaatgtgaagaaCACGATCATGAGAAAATGGATcgcagtgggggaaaaaaatgcgaTCGGTGGTGCGAACGCCAGACAAAGACCAGAGAGGATCCTGGGCCACGCACGCCGCTCTGAGGTTGCATTCGAACTCATCCATCACCGATGTCACACTTGAACGCAGCAACCTTGAGCGGGAGGGAGAGTGCCAGGCGGAGGGAGATAAACAGATAGACAGAGTCTTGGTCTCAGCTGgacacccccccaacccccccacgaGGAGAGGCTTTGGCCTGGATGAATCTACGGCTATAGATGATGTCAGCGGAGGATCCCTGGCCTCACTCacatgtaataaaacatctgcATCCCCACTTAGGAGGAGCCACACATCCAGCCATGGAAACAACTGCATTGTG includes these proteins:
- the csrnp3 gene encoding cysteine/serine-rich nuclear protein 3, encoding MRRAMSGILKRKFEEVEASSSPCSSLRESDDEVSCSESGDSSDSVNPSASGPFTPNSILKREKRLRTRRVHFEKVTVYYFSRRQGFTSVPSQGGSTLGMSNRHSWIRQYSLGEFALEQERIHRDMLRDHLKEEKLNSVKLKLTKNGTVESEEADTLTAEDISDDDIDLDNTEVDEYFFLQPLTTKKRRALLRSSGVKKIDVEEKHELRAIRVSREDCGCDCRIFCDPETCACSIAGIKCQVDRMSFPCGCSKEGCSNSTGRVEFNPIRVRTHFLHTIMKLELEKSREQQQASPANSYHSETSDLEGGSTLVQSQHRLDYSQSDAVQQTASMHMQHAADAMEELLEEEEEEEEEEDDEEEEEEEEEENEDDEEDEDSSSVCSGLSDSSTQSLANSNSEDDEEDDEDEEKSGSLQGDMAASPVSHTEVVSLSSVLCYSDGSVVHDNHVSGHAFLMNSSPTEYYQLGNAATVSSGPQPVKGFGEVLAFQDPISATNGSATQGTFGLSAEQYTNYSNQAEEHYPAGHHFTLSGSAPANTLTCYGSDQAKVLAEQPDNQTQTQFENYLNNNTASPYSSRGSRVAAEQPPQEPDAARHSDLSLLANANLPLPDHCPEVAAI